The nucleotide window TTATAGTCGTAACTTTTGGTATCTTACTTTCTTTGCAGTAAAGTGGTAGATGGGTGTACGCAATGCATCAAAAGAAAGtgtattataagtaaaaatatgttaattaatatgtataattcTCACCGATTTCCTCTTGCGCCTTGACAATCCTTTCAAACTCATCATATGCATCGTAGTAAAGTTCAGCAATGTCACGTTTAATATCTCTTACAGTGATTTCCATGGCGTCTTCGACTGCTTTCATGAGTTCCACGTAAGCCGTGTCGTAGTTCACTTGATTATCGTCCAAACGTCCATATACTACTTTGTCTACAGTGTTTGTAATAATTCCGAAGAATACTTCCGATATAGTCGGCTCGGGGACTGGAGTTGGTactgtaacaatttaattattataaacttttaccGTATAAGAGTAATTGGATGGCCTGATTTTATGAACGTATTTAGAATAAAAGAAGTTTAAAAGTTGGTAAATAAGGCCAAATTATTTAGAGAATCAGACTAAGAAGTCTGTCTTATCAAGGGTAAAGAAACCAAGGTGATTTTgttgctatttttaaattaaaccagATAAACTTGACTGTCCGAGAAAAGAGAGAGAAAAGGaaagctaattttattttatatatcccACCTTTTGGCCAAAGTCCTTACGAGCCTTCAGCCTATTGTTCATATAGTACTTAAAGCAAAAATACTTCTAATTATTACCTGGTGTTGGAAGTGTCGTGTCCGATGTAACGATAGAGATGAAGGAAGACGATTTAGTAGCTGATTTACTTGGTACCACAGATATACCAATATCCACGGGATTGTGTTTCTTTATGATGTTCTCCAAATCATATCTTAATGTCTCATCTTTGAACGTAAATGAACTTGCTTCGTGGTGCTGTAgaaatgaaagtaaaaaaagtaatattttctcattaatgtaccactgctgggcaaggatcccCTCCCGGAATCAGGGACGGGTTAGGACTTGAGTCCAACccgttggccaagtgcgagtttgCGACTTTGCATACCtccaagaactgttttaaagaactctcaggcatgcaaaattgcatcatgatgttttccttcacatttgaaacaataaaagaCTTTGaaaagtaatgtgtgtattagaaataatgtacCAATACCTATTTTTAATGAGCAATCAGCATAGTTAAGTAAGTGCAATTTTAAAAAGGCTCATTACACAGTGCTTTTAGAAATATGCCCATGTCAGTTACATTCTAAAACATTCTTTTTAAAACCTGCTTACCGTGTAAGGCTCTCCAGTGACTACATTCAGGTACTCTCGTACTTCTGCGTCAATATCGTCGCACGGTCTCGTGTAGTGTTTAGCAAGAAAACCTATAGGATCTTTTCTTGGTTTCTCCTGTATTAATCTTTTCATCCCTGTTTTCAACAATgctaatatcttaaaaaaaacaaattttaaatcataataaaattatacaaagctttacaacacatacacataaattaCAAGAAGATTTTACCAGACCCATAGGAAGACGCaagtatttagttttgtttggcAAAGAATCAAACCCCAAATGACGCTTAGGGTTTTGTTTTGAAGGGCTAGAGGGAATTATAGCTCATACTTTCAAACGCTGTGGAGGAAATGAAAACATTATACCTCTACCTAAGCATCCCTCCAGCCCTCTTGATACTTCGGTGCTTGTAACCTACGTAAGTGTACCTAAAGAAGTTTACCTAGGTTcatataactatattattacatacatcaCACAAACCTCAGGATGCTTATACATATGCAATTCTTGTTCCGTATATACTGACATAACATATCGCTTCAAACATTCCTGCTGGTATGGCAGTAATGCCTCGTGATCGTGAAGAGACACTCCATCCGTAGCCAGGTGGACTGACACCCTTACAGCTTGGCAATCTCTGTACGCcattttcaatacaatattatgaacaacttattttgtttatataataatatttacgaaatatctaaataattgtGTTCGTCAAACTTCAGTTCCACACGGACCTTTCAAAGTCGTTTGAAATagattgttttgtaaatacaaaaaatagacATGTTATTTCGGccagtttttaattttgttttttttttctgtaatttgTTGAGATTGGTTGTGAATTTTCCtgcgattttattaaaattgattattgatttatttgcaAGGACGCGTAAGTCATTGCGTATATaatcaaaatgtaatataacATAGTCAATCAATACTGTACAgacgtattaaaattttcaggatctCAAGATGGGGGCGACTAACACGTACGCTATCATAACCATATCGTACCATAATCTTCGGTATCAAAGTCAGTGCGGAAGAAAAACATATCAACAAGTAAGTTTCACTTAGTGTAATTTCATCCTTTTCATTTAAATAGTAGAGTTGTCTAATTTGGTTAAGCCTTGTATTTTGGGAAGGTACCCTGCCTATACTTTTATAACTATGTCCTAGTACTTTACAGTCTTGGCCCCATGTCGTGGGGAGTAAaactattgccatatactgggcacgttcTATCGACCTtctatttaagtaataaatggTTTTCTGGGgcttataaatattcaataataaagattataaataacattttggttgaaacacaaatatgtaagtattaacGTGCTCAAAACCTCAAGACAATAACAATATTGGACAATTTGCCAATTCTTTTCTTTCATTATGCCTATTCTGTATAATGTAGCTAAAAGTGCTTTTGTGAACCTTTGTTTCTTTCGTTTTATTAATTGCAACAGATTATTCAGTGTCTCTTAGAAATATTGCcgcttttaatatttcaatgctcggaaaatattggtttaaattTGTTTAGCACTCTTTAGATTCTTTGCACGTAATCAGTATCGCTTGTTTCAATCACTGAAAAcagttatgtttattattatctaatgcaataaatattgaagGTGACATGAAGTATCGACGATTAATAAACAACCAGTGCAATCTTTGTATTTGAAGATTCGTTTATTTtcatatagtagataaaataaaatacaactaacaaaatatgaattaaaacaaaagttatcaaattaagttaaaatacaaatgaatataaaacaaaatagtaaatctatcaaaatgaaattagaTTAGGCCTCCTCGGGAACTGACCGCATGTCTTCTTTGCACCGGCAAGTTACTATCCGGTTTCTTTTTAATCTCATCTTCTTCTAAGCTCGGTCTCCCAGTGCCTTCCTTCACCTTCGGATTTGTCTTTgagaatttcaaaatatttaacattacaGACTTTTTAGCCACTTCATCGTCTTTCACAGAAACAAAAGGCTCTGCAATAATCTCATCTATATGTGACTCTCTGATGGGCGCCTTTCCCGATGCACTTGGTAAAGACTCTTTATACTTAGCTTGGGCTGGAACCTCTGCTGCTTTTTTCACTTTCGAAGTGCAAGGTTTTTTATCTACAGATTTTCGAGGTAGTTTTAGGGCGCTTCTAACAGCTGTAGAGGACATAATTGATGCGCTACGCCCAGTCGTTTCTGGTAAATTTTCTAAAGATATTGTTGGAGTTGCTGTTACATTGTTATCACAAAAATTTGTCTCTCGTGGTAGGTAAACGCCGAAACGGTcctgaaattaaaaatgaatatacTCTTACTATAAGTAGCCTAAACGACCAGTTTATAATCAACTAGAATATATTATGGTCAATACTTCGTCCGCGTAGACATTTTTATCTCGGAGGAAACAGTATACTTTAACTACATAGCTTTTCGAAATTATAAACAATCTGTGTGCTAACCTGAGTCAAGAGCATTCAAAACATTTTCCTTAATGAGTAACGTACATTAATTCTCACAAACTACCGCATTTATATTATCTGTAGAATAACCAAAGCTAGTATGTACTTGTACGTCACTATCTTGCCGTCACGGTTTAGTCTATACTTTTCTTTTTGAATAGTATCGGAATGTAATGGAACCTTGGCACTCTAAGCAATGCAAAATAAGAGTACAATAGCTGGATAGAGTGTACCAGTACCTTGGGATATCTATTGTAGCGTGGATGTGGGTAACACGGGCACGGACGCAGTGGCACTTGGTTATCCTCCGAAGAAACCTTACTTTTTGGACTCATTGACGACGATTCGTAACCTGTAACAGTTTAAAACTttgattatataatatttacggattagtttgtttgtaagtGTGGTAATTGAATGGCAAATTGCGCTTGTCAATCATTTTTTTACTAGATGTGAGATATTTTAGAATAATTGCGTttatgtatacaaaattaattcaaaattcaCGTGTCATAAATCAACTAATGTTAGTGTTATGAATGACACATAATTTATCGCTTTCTgtgacagttattttcatagattatgttgtttttattttaaattagagaAGTATGTTGTAAAACCTTTAAAGTTATCGTCCAATCGTAATGTTTTCTTCAATTTCTTCCGCATTCTGTTTTCCCAGGCCTCTTCAGCAActgaaaatatataatgaaaaaACCTTCAGTTAGGAAAATCAGATATTGCCAAACAATTTGTCTTATTtagaataaacaatattttaatcaaattatttagataggtacttatttcattaaattagcTCCTAGAATCAATTTTAAGGATATTATACACAAATAGGAAAACATCATTTTACACCGAGTAATCGAACCTTTTGATTTAGTGATAAGTGACAGTGGATAACACAATCACTCGAACCATTTGGAGACTATAACAATCAATACGAAGtagttaaaattatgattataattacGTCTTCTCTCATTTTCTTCTATAATAACTTCCATCGCTTGAAACGCTGTGGTTATGAGGACATCGATATCTTTCTTAATATGAACAACTGTTAAGTCCATGGCTGCTTCAACAGCGTTCATTACTTCGACATAAGCCATGTCGTACATCAAGTCTGCATCTTGTACGTGTAACATTACAGCTTTCTCAAATATTTTCGTTATCATAgtgtaaaatatttctgaagTAGTTGGCGATGGTGGTTCTGATGATTCTGTAAAGATATGGTTTTAATGGAGTAGAGAGagttaatttacttaaaaataaaataaaatttaacccattactgtcccactgatgggcaagggtctcctcccgtaatgagggaggggttaggccttgagtccaccacgctggccaagtgcgggttggggactttgcatgccctcaataaatgtattaaacaaattttaggcatgcaaagtttcctcacgatgttttccttcaccgttggagcatgtgataattatttctaatacacacataacttcgaaaagtcattggtgtgttacctcgggttcgaacctgcgaccacttgtgtgggaggtgtcaacttataccactcggctatcactgctcttaatTTACTTGCTAAGAAGAAATAATCGGGTTTTTAACACAAATGTTTTGCCTGGACGGTTCTATTATGACTATTGGGCTATTGTCGCGTAATTGATAGACCTACATAGACGTCAATTGTTGAGGCGTTACACAATAAAAGCCTTTCTATACTGTTATGATAGTATCGGTCGCGTATGTATCTAATGCATTAGGTACTCTAAGACTaactctaaactatataaactAGATAACGATCTATCCAAACACACTGACTAGATTTCGACACGTTGAACCTAAGGTTCTCGAATTTCCAAAGGCAGATGCAGCCTCAGTCCAGCTTTTACCAGAAATACATTCAACAATATCAATCACCTTTGGGTAGCTTAGCTATATAGCTTATATTGATACGTACAAGATCATTATACAAATCGTACCTACGATAAGTAATGATAGACTATCGTATTTTCGAATCCATTCTTATGTgtgtaaacataaaaattatcgcaaatttacataaatatgtagtaaatatatttatattttcggCAAAATATGTCTATAAATTTGACATTgcattattttgtataagtttGGTATGTTGTTTGGCAATAAATGAAACGTCACTATTGGGTAGTtgcctgggttaacgaaaaattattaaactcgtactcgtaaaaggttcatctaaaatgctcaggctatatagctttttttcgtaaataatattgaaattgttattattacagactgaaac belongs to Anticarsia gemmatalis isolate Benzon Research Colony breed Stoneville strain chromosome Z, ilAntGemm2 primary, whole genome shotgun sequence and includes:
- the LOC142986605 gene encoding uncharacterized protein LOC142986605, with the protein product MAYRDCQAVRVSVHLATDGVSLHDHEALLPYQQECLKRYVMSVYTEQELHMYKHPEILALLKTGMKRLIQEKPRKDPIGFLAKHYTRPCDDIDAEVREYLNVVTGEPYTHHEASSFTFKDETLRYDLENIIKKHNPVDIGISVVPSKSATKSSSFISIVTSDTTLPTPVPTPVPEPTISEVFFGIITNTVDKVVYGRLDDNQVNYDTAYVELMKAVEDAMEITVRDIKRDIAELYYDAYDEFERIVKAQEEIAYLIAWERRMRKKLKKSLRRQKNFKGYETPKSGTSSHESYIKPAPPPCVCQPRWKYNRYPKDRFGIYLPRITEFSDENKTITPTISFLRLTDPEEAEDAESTSVTVSDPDSIKRSLKKRVVIGGKTKKPLYRRPDENEKPDNA